In Notamacropus eugenii isolate mMacEug1 chromosome 1, mMacEug1.pri_v2, whole genome shotgun sequence, one genomic interval encodes:
- the LOC140520083 gene encoding uncharacterized protein, whose translation KFPPLPARDCPHGIELPTPAANKPYKCKECGKAFSSNQYLIQHQTIHNGKKPFKCSECGKAFSQKGKLKIHMIIHTGEKPFGCEECGKAFRSNQYLTQHQTIHTGKKRFECHIYKKGFRQSSSLMQHYRIHTGQKPHKCSECGKVFSHKESLNSHTRFHTGEKPYKCDECGKAFSQKGSLHAHNRIHTGEKPFQCNECGTAFKWRVHLKKHKTIHTGKKHFECNECGKGFTHSSYLIQHQRTHTGEKPYECNQFGKACSQKGHLNTHKKLMLQRNLLNHKEDGKVYNHQLNFMAVTKMHMEKKSFECKECGETFSNSSSLKKHYKIHPTEKHFKCNECGESFRHSTYLMQHQRIHNGEKSYECNECGKSFKQKGTLNTHKKTHTGEKHFECNECGKGFTHNSYLIQHQRIHTREKPFQCSHCGKSFSQKGTLNKHKKTHA comes from the coding sequence aagttcccacctttacccgcccgagactgtccacatggaattgagcttccaaccccagcagcaaataaaccttataaatgtaaggaatgtggaaaagcttttagCAGTAATCAATACCTAATTCAACATCAAACAATTCATAATGGAAAGAAACCTTTTAagtgtagtgaatgtgggaaggccttcagccAAAAGGGAAAGCTTAAAATACATATgataattcatactggagaaaaaccattTGGATGTgaagaatgtggaaaagccttcagaaGTAATCAATACCTAACTCAACACCAAACAATTCACACAGGAAAGAAACGCTTTGAATGTCATATATATAAGAAAGGATTCAGGCAGAGTTCATCTCTTATGCAGCACTACAGAATTCATACAGGACAGAAACCCCATAAATGCAGTGAATGTGGGAAAGTCTTTAGTCATAAAGAAAGTCTTAATTCCCACACTAGatttcatactggagagaaaccttataaatgtgatgaatgtgggaaagccttcagtcaAAAGGGCAGCCTTCATGCACATAacagaattcacactggagagaaaccttttcagtgtaatgaatgtgggacaGCTTTCAAATGGCGTGTACATCTTAAGAAACATAAGACAATTCATACTGGAAAGAAACACTTTGAATGTAACGAATGTGGAAAAGGCTTTACCCATAGCTCATATCTTATACaacatcagagaactcatactggagagaaaccatatgaatgtaatcaatttGGGAAAGCCTGCAGCCAGAAGGGACATCTGAATACACACAAAAAACTCATGCTTCAAAGAAACCTTTTGAACcataaagaagatggaaaagtcTATAACCATCAACTGAATTTTATGGCTGTTACTAAAATGCATATGGAAAAGAAATCCTTTGAATGTAAAGAATGTGGTGAAACCTTCTCAAACAGCTCATCCCTTAAGAAACATTACAAAATTCACCCTACAGAAAAACActttaaatgtaatgaatgtggggaAAGCTTCAGGCATAGCACATACCTTAtgcaacatcagagaattcataatggagagaaatcctatgaatgtaatgaatgtgggaaatctTTCAAGCAGAAAGGGACCCTTAATACACATAAGAAaactcatactggagaaaaacactttgaatgtaatgaatgcgGGAAAGGCTTCACACACAACTCTTATCTTAtacaacatcagagaatccataccaGAGAGAAACCTTTTCAGTGTAGTCACTGTGGGAAATCTTTCAGCCAGAAGGGAACTCTTAACAAACATAAGAAAACTCATGCTTGA